Below is a window of Streptomyces sp. ITFR-16 DNA.
AGAACCAGTCGGTGTACTGGCCGCCGCCGTCCCGGCCCTGCCACCAGTAGAGCATTCCGGCCCCGGTGTGCCAGCCGCGCGGGTTCTCGCCGTTGCCGCATTCGTAGGAGCTGATCCGCTCCGAGGACATGGCGAGGCTGGCGGCCCAGCCGGGGCGGCGGTGCACGGCCCGGTCCATCGCGGCGAACAGGGTGTGGCCGACGGGTTCGGGGGCGGCGGGGACGGGCGAGGCGGCGGCGGCGTGCAGCCGGGACAGGTCCGCGACGCCGAACTGCGGGGCGGCAAGGATCGGGCTGACGGTGTCCCGTTCGATCCAGCCCTTGATCATGCCGTTCCACCGGTCGCGCTCGGCGGCCGACGCACCGTTGGCGAGCAGGGCGACGGCGGCGATCAGCCCCTGGCCGTGGAAGTGGTCGCTGCGCATGACCTGGAGTTCGTCGCTCTTGAGGAGTCCCCGGCTGATGGCGCGGCCGTTGACGCTGTCCATCATCAGCCCGTCGTGGACGAGCGGCGCGTAGGCGTGCTCGACGCTGTCCAGGATGATCTGCCGGCCCGGGTCGGTGACGGCCCAGGTCGAACCGGCCAGCAGGGCGAACAGCCGGCCGAGCCCGTCCAGCATGACCTGTCCGTACGTCCCGGAGTAGGCGATCCAGGTGTGCTGGACGAACGAGCCGTCGGCGTAGAGGCCGTCGCCCTTCGTCACGTACGGGAAGACGGGCGAGAGGGCGTCGCGGGCGAGCGCGGTCTTGGCGGGGTCGCGGCCGAGGACACCGCGCAGGGCGACGGAGCGGCAGAGGTCGACGCGGTTGGCGCCGGTGGAGGTGCCGCTGTAGTCGGTGAGGACGGAGTCGGGGATGAAGTGGTCGACGGCGGCGCACGCCGCGTGGACCCGGTCCTCGCCGAGGCCGGGGCGCAGGACGGCGACGATGTCCATGAGCAGGCGGGGGCTGCCGATCTGCCACTCCCACCAGTTGCCGTACGGGGTGGTGGAGGCGTTGTACACGGTCGTGGAGAGGTGGTCCAGGCCGCGGACGATGTCGGCGAGCAGCGCCTCGTCCCCGGTGTGGCCGGTGCCTTCCTGGGCGTAGGCCTGGGTCATCGTCCACAGCCGGTTGTAGCTCCAGGTGATCCCGGCCGGCGGGTCGAAGGTGTGCCCGGCCCAGAGGGAGTCGGCGGCGGGTGCCATGGACGCGCGGAACTGCGCGGCGAGTTCACCGGTGGCGGCCAGCTTGGCGGCGTAGGGCTGCGCGGTGGGGTCGTAGCCGGTGCCGAGCGAGAGGTCGTTCCAGCGCAGCCGGAGCGTCTCGAACTCGTCCTCGTCGCCGGCCGCGCGAGCGGCCGGGGCGAGCGCCAGACCGAGCGCGGTGGCGCCGGTGGTGGCGAGGAAGGCACGGCGGGACCAGGCGGGCAGGAGTGACACGGGGTACCTCCGGTGTGCGCGGGGTGGGGGACCTGCAAAGGATGGTGCGGGGAGGGGCGGGTCCGCCAGGACCCCGCCCCTCCCCGGTCGGTGCGGCTCAGCTCCCGCAGTGGAAGCGGGCGTCGCCCCAGTCGGCGTGGTCGTTGCCGTTGCCGTCGCCGCCGTCACCGGCGGTCAGCTCGACGTACGTGGCGCCGGTGAGGTCCGCCGTCAGCGACCAGGCGGAGTCGGCGGCCCTGAGCACCGGCGACTTCACCTTCTCGGTGCCGTCGGCCGAGACGGAGAACTGCACGCTGCCGGCGCTCTTCTGCACGTCGTCGACGCCCACATCGGCGGTGAACGAGGTGCACTTCCCACCCAGGTAGTAGCGGACCTTCGCCGGGGCGTGGGTGCCCAGGCCCTTGGCGTAGACCGTGCCGCCGATGGTCAGCGGGGTGCCGTCGCCGGTGCCGGTCTCGCCGTTGGACAGATCGCGCTCGACGGGTCCCCAGCCGTTCTCGGAGGCCGTCCAGTCGAGGTCACTGGCCCAGCTGTCCGTGGTGGGCGGCGGCGGCAGGGTCCGTACGGAGGTCTGCGCGCCGAGCTTCCGCTGCGTGCCGCCGGCCGTGTACGACGCCTCGGAGCGCAGCGGGTACGTGCCGTACGCGGTGTCCACCGGCGGGGTGACCCGCCAGCTCGCGGTGGCCCCGGCGCCCGCCGCGACCGAGTCGAAGGAGACCGCGCCCACGGGCTCGGCCCGCCAGCCCTCGGGGACGGTGAGGCCGACCGTGACGCCGGTGGCCTCGGTGGCCTCGTAGTTGGTGAAGGACGCCTTCACCACGTTGGCCCTGCCCGGCTCCAGGGTCTCGGCGGCCGGTTCGACCGAGAGCGTGCCGCAGGCGGCCTGCTCGCCGGCGGGGGCCGGGCCGAGGTCGGTCACGGTGAAGCCGTCGAGGACGAAGTCGGCGCCCTCGGGGGCGTCCTCGCGCTTGCGCAGCCCGGTCCAGGTGTCGCCGCAGCCCGCCGTGACGGTCTCGGTGAAGCGGCCGGTGGTGTGCTGGGCGCCGATGGGGGTGGTCCGGGTCTCGACGGAGCCGGGCTTGCCGTCGGCGGTCATCCGGTCGTAGCCGTCGACCCACTCGTAGGCGCCGGCGTGGCTGGACTGGTAGTCGTAGGCGACGGTGTAGCGGTGGCCGTCGGTCATCGGCACGGTCCAGGGGGCGGTGCGGTAGACGAGTCCGGCGTTCTCCTCATGGGCCTTGAGGGACTCCTTGCCGCCGAGCACGTCGTCGGTGAGCTTCCCGTTCCAGCCGGCCTGGGTGTACGGGGCGTGCAGCTGGGAGACGCTGGTGCGGGGGTCCGTGGCGCCGCCCGCGTCGCCCTTCAGGAAGGGGCCCCAGCCCTGGTCGACGTCCTCGAAGTCCTCGTACACGAGGGTGTTCTTCCTGGTGGCGGGGGCGTTGGCCACGATCCGTACGTCATCGGCGCGCACGCTCGCCGCGCTGCCCTTCGCGGCCTCGATGCGCAGGGTGGTGCGGCCGTCGGCCGGGGCGGTGAAGTTCACCTTCGCCCGCTGGAAATAGGTGCCGTGCCAGTCGGACGCGGCGACCTGGTCCCTGGCGGTGGAGCGGTCCACGGCGACGGACTTCCCGCCGGCCGAGAGGACCGTGTGCCGGGTCCTGCCGGGCTGGACCTCGATGAGCGCGGAGGCGGTGTAGCGGGCGCCGGGCCGCAGTCCGCCGATGGACTGGGCGAGCGCGGCCGTACCGGTGCCGGAGAGCTTCGCGCTGTTGCGGCCCTGGCCGTCGGTGTCGCGGACGGCGGTGCCGGTCCTCGACCAGCCGGTGAGCCCCTTGTCGTTGAAGCCGGGGTCGTCGACGAGGGTGCCCTCGCCCCATCGGGCGTCGGCGGCCTTCGGCGCCTTGTCCGGGTAGAGGACGTACGGCTGCCCGGCCTCGGCGGTCAGCGTGATTCTCCCGTTCACGGGCCGGACCGTGCCGGTCTTCACCCGGCCGTTGTCGGTGAGCCGGTAGACGGTGTACGGGCCCTTGGAGGGCACCGCCCAGCTGCTCGTACCGCCCGTCCTGCTGTAGTGGTACAGCTTCTTGCCGTCGTCCCACGGCAGCAGGTAGTCGGTGCCGCTGAGCACCTTGCGGCCGTGGTCGTAGAACGTCCGCCTGCCGTCCTCGACGGTGCCGCTCACCCCGCCGGTGAAGGTGATGTCGTTGCCGTCCCAGCGGGTGATCTTCTGCTGCTGGAGGTACTTGGCGGGCAGGTCGCGCTGCCAGACGTTGTCGTAGAAGGCGTTCCAGTCGGTCTCGCCGGTCCAGCCCTCGAACTCGTCGATGGCGCTCTGGCCGAGGACCGGGTCGTTGTTCCAGACGTCCTTCTCGTCGTTGCGGATGAACCGGATGATCTTCGAGTTGAGGCCCTTGTTGGTGGCGCCGCCGTAGTCGAGGTCATTGGCCCAGTGCGACCAGAGCGAGCCCCGCTCGAACTTGTCGGCCCACTCGCTGGAGACGTTCCAGCCCTGCTTCTGGAGGGACTGGAGGGTCTTGTCCGCGATCCAGCCGTGTGTGTAGTACACGTCGATGTACAGCATGCCGAGGTTGCGGTCGGTCTCGTCGCGCAGCTGCTGGAAGCGCTTGGCCAGGTCGCCGCTGTTGATGTCGCGGCGCTGGTCGATGTAGTAGCTCTGGTTGAGCCAGTTCCAGCCCGGCTTGGTCTTGTCGACGAGGTTCTCGTCGAACGCCCTGGCCTCCGGGTACGCCTCGGTGGCGTTGACGTGGACGCCGAAGGTGGCGCCCCACTTCTTGCCCGCCTTCAGGAGCGCGTTGAGGTCCTTCAGCCCGCCGGCGCGCTTGTTGTAGTTGCCGCCGTAGTCGGGGTGGGCGGAGTCGTGGCCCTCGGAGGCGTACCCCTTGAGCAGCGCGAGCTGTCCGAGGCCGTCGGTGGCCAGGGAGATCCGCTTGACGTCGTCGAGGGTGCGCAGGAAGGGGTGGGTGGCCTGGCTGGCGAAGTTGAACGGGATGTGGGTGATGACCCGGTCCGCGGTGTCCTCGCTGCCGGGCGCGACCACGCCGATGGAGCGGAAGGCGACGGCGCCGTCCTGCCAGTCGACGGTCCTGTCCCCGTTGGCGTCGGGCGTGACGACGACCTTCGCCCAGGGCAGGTTGTCGCCGCTCTCCGGCTTCGGGGCGCCCTCGCCCCGGTAGGTCCACTGGCCCGACCAGACGCCGACCCGGGTGGAGCCGTCGTCGTCCTCGCGCGCCTGGTGCCAGAAGCGGGCGTCGTCGCCGCCGGTGGCGCCGGAGGGCTTGTCGTACGAGGAGTTGGACTCGACGGCGGCCGCGAGCGCCCCGGTGTTGAGGATCGCGTACGTGGCACCGGAGGGCGCGGCCTCGGCCGGGGTGTCCGCGGTGACCTTCGCGAAGACGTCGGCGGTCTTCGTCGAGTCGGGGTCCAGCCGGGTGAAGGCGGTCGCGGCGCCCGCGTCCGTGCTCGCGACGGAGACCAGGTCGTGGCCGGGGATGTCGATGGTCCCGACCCGGAAGGCCGCGGTGTCCCGGACGGCGGTCACCCTGAAGGTGGTGGTGCGCCCGGAGACCGAGAGCGAGGCGTCGATCTCGACGCCGGGCAGATCGGTGAAGGCCAGCGTGTAGCGGGCGGCCGACGCGGTGAACGACGGCTTGCCCTTGAGCCGTACGGGATGCGCGGTGCCGTTCAGGGTCACGGCGGCGACCGGCTTCGTACTGCCGGACAGCTCCTTGCCCGAGGCCCGGTCGGTGTACGTGAGCACGCGCGGGAAGTCGTCCGCGACGGCGACGGCGAGCTGCGCGGAGGCGAGGACGGCGCCCGCCGGGACGGCCGGTGCGGCGGCGGGCGGCGCGGGAGCGGCGGCCGAGGCGGGAAGGGCGGTCCCCACCAGGGCCAGGACGGCGGCTGAGGCGGCGGCAGCAGCGCCCGCCGTACTGAATCTTGGCGACATGTGCTCTGCGTAGTCGCCGTGTCCGGACACCGTCAACGACGTACGGCTCCGAGGGCCCCTCCAGTCCAACAACCGCATGCGGTTAGTCCAAGTGGGGCGGACGGGGCGCGTCCGGCCGTGTGGCTCCGCCGCGTTCAGGTAGTGATCACGAGAGACGGAAGGGAGGCGAACGGACACGCCAAGTAGCCGAAATGAGCGTCGAGTTGTGAAGACCCGGAATTTTTGAGAGCGCTCTCAGTCACAAGTCTTGACGCTCGCCGCGCCCCTCGCGAGAGTGGTCGCACCGCGGACGGGCCGGTTCCACCTCCCCGCACCTGCCAGCCGTCCGCGCCACCTGTCCGAAGGCGTCCCCCGCCTCTCCCCCACGTCCACCCCCCACTCCCACTCCCCCACACCTCCCCACCCCCCACACCCCCACGCCTCAGGAGTCCCCTCGTGATTTCGCGCAGAAAGTTCCTGACCGGCGGCGCCGCCGCCTCCGCGACCGCACTCACCTACCCGCTCTGGGGAAGTGCCCTGAGCCCCGGCGCCTCGGCGGCCGCGGCGACCTGCGAACTGGCCCTGGAGAACAAGTCGCTGCCGGGCCGGATCAACGCGTACGTCACCGGCCACGAGCAGGGCACGGACCGCTGGGTGCTGCTGCGGGCCGACGGCAGCGTCTACCACCCCGACTCCCCGTCGGCACCGCAGACCCCGCTGCCGGTGGACTGCGCGATCCCGCTGAACGCGGCGGGCGGCGCGCCAGTGGTCCTGACGCTCCCCCAGATGTACGGCGCCCGGGTCTACTTCGTCCGCGACGACACCCTGGACTTCTATCTGAACCCGGGCCCCTCGCTGGTCGAGCCGGCCTTCGCCACGTCCACGGACCCCAACTACGGGCGCACCTGGTCGTTCTGCGAGTTCACGTTCAACCCGCAGCAGCTGTACGCGAACATCAGCTACGTCGACCTGGTGACGGCCCTGCCGATCGGGCTGACCCTGGAGGGCGACTCCACCCACACGGTGGCCCCGCTCCCGGACGGCGCCGTCCAGAAGATCGCCGACGGCCTCACCGCCCAGGCCGCCGCCGACGGACAGCCCTGGGACCAGCTGGTCACGCGCGGCTCGGACGGCAACGTGCTGCGGGTCATCTCGCCGCAGAACCTGATGGCACCGTACTTCGACCGCCCGGACGAGATGCCGTTCCGGGACCTGTTCACCGCGCAGATCGACGAGGTCTGGGAGAAGTACCGCTCGACGGACCTGCGCATCGACCTCCAGGGCGGACGCGGCGTCTTCACGGGCCGGGTCAGCGGCGACACGCTGACCTTCAACGGCGGCCACACCTTCAGCAAGCCCGTCTCCAAGGACATCTTCACCTGCAACCACGGGCCGTTCACCAACAACCCGTCGGACTCGGACGACAAGAAGGGCCTCCTGGCCCGGCTGGCGGCGGGCTTCAACCGCTCGATCATGCTCAGCCACCCGGACCAGCCGAACGGCACCTCGGTGTCCGACTACTACCAGACCGCGGTGACCAACCACTGGTCCCGGATCGTCCACGCCAACAGCCCGATCGGCTACGCCTTCCCGTACGACGACGTACGCCCGGACGGCGAACCGGACGTCTCGGGCGCCGCGAACGACGGCAACCCCCGCCGCTTCACGGTGAGCGTGGGCTCCTGACCGCCTCTCCCTGAGACCGCGTGTGCCCCCGTCCGGGCGGGACGGGGGCACACGCCTGTTCCGCTCAGGCCGCCAGCCCGTTGATGCGGTACTGCATCACCCGGTAGTTCTGGTTGTCGAACCACTGGCTGACCGCGATGTGGAAGTCCGCGAACGTCGAGCCCGGGAGGATGAAGCCGCCGTACGGGCTCGCCACCGCGTTGCCGGTCTCCAGGCCCGGGACCGTGGGGATGATCATGGTCTGTTCCGGGGTGGTGAAGAGGTTCGACGTGGGCAGCGGGAAGATCTGGGCCCTGATGTCGAGCGGGGACATGTTGAGCCAGGTGAGCGCGTATTTTCCGTCCATGGCGCGGAAACAGATCTCGCCCCAGCGGCGCGCCCCGGTGACGGAGGTCGGCGGGTTTCCCCAGGCCCAGGCGCCGCCGGCATAACCCCAGGGTTCGTAGGCCGCGGGATTTCCCAGGGCGTTCTGCGGAACGCGGTGCAGCAGCAGACCGGAGGCGGTGTCCCGGTTGAAGGCCGTCGACAGGACATAGCAGTATCCGTCGTCCGCGACCGCATAGGTTTTCTGCTGGAACTGGCCGCCGTACTGGTCGCCGGGCCATTGGCAGAGGTATTGCCAGGTCTCGCCGTTGTCGTCGGAGCGCCAGAAGTCCGAGTGGTGCGTCCGGTAGATGACGCCGCGCATCAGATGCATATACATCGTGGAGCCGACGGTGAACACGTCGGAGGGAATGGCCGTGGTGCCGCCGTCGTGCCCTTCGGGGACCAGGCCCACCGCGTGGGCGCCGCCGACGCTGCCGTCGACGACGAGCGAGCCCGGGGCGGCGTTCGAGGCGCGCAGGCCGACGGGGGCCCGCCAGTCCGGGCCGCCGACGCCGCCGCCGTCGAAGGTGTCGCCGCACACGAGGAGCACCGAGCCGTCGGGGCAGCGGGCCGGGATGCCCAGGTCGGTCCAGGGAGCGGCGAAGCGGCCCGTCTCGGCGGGACCGGTGAGGTTGCGCACCTTGCCGCCGGTGACGAGCGGCGCGGCGCGCTCGCGTGCGGCGGCGGCCGGGGCGCCGGCCGCCAGTCCGGTGACGGCGAGGGCGGCGCCGGAGCGCAGCAGCGCGCGGCGGCTCGGGTTCATCGCATGCATGGCAGCTCCTGTGGGGAGGGGGCGCTGCGCGGAGCATAGGAC
It encodes the following:
- a CDS encoding polysaccharide lyase 8 family protein, whose product is MSLLPAWSRRAFLATTGATALGLALAPAARAAGDEDEFETLRLRWNDLSLGTGYDPTAQPYAAKLAATGELAAQFRASMAPAADSLWAGHTFDPPAGITWSYNRLWTMTQAYAQEGTGHTGDEALLADIVRGLDHLSTTVYNASTTPYGNWWEWQIGSPRLLMDIVAVLRPGLGEDRVHAACAAVDHFIPDSVLTDYSGTSTGANRVDLCRSVALRGVLGRDPAKTALARDALSPVFPYVTKGDGLYADGSFVQHTWIAYSGTYGQVMLDGLGRLFALLAGSTWAVTDPGRQIILDSVEHAYAPLVHDGLMMDSVNGRAISRGLLKSDELQVMRSDHFHGQGLIAAVALLANGASAAERDRWNGMIKGWIERDTVSPILAAPQFGVADLSRLHAAAASPVPAAPEPVGHTLFAAMDRAVHRRPGWAASLAMSSERISSYECGNGENPRGWHTGAGMLYWWQGRDGGGQYTDWFWPTVDWYRLPGTTVSTKRLADRAGGEWGAHRPDVRWVGGTHDGEFAAVGQHVKGLDSTLETRKSWFCAADTVICLGAGITATDGVPVETVVDNRNLGPDGGQTFTVEDRERPRWAHLDGHGGWVLPGGAALHTLREARTGAWSDINTTSSTEPRTRHWQTLWIDHGTDPADAAYLYLLMPGASRRTVAARAADRNWLTLLANTSAVQGVAVRSLGLTAANFWQPGEAGPLRSTGAASVLVRERRGTAAVRVSAPDRSGTPFEVVWDRPVREVVSADPGIEVRATGRRLVLGVDPGTAGATLGCDVR
- a CDS encoding endo-alpha-N-acetylgalactosaminidase family protein, with the translated sequence MSPRFSTAGAAAAASAAVLALVGTALPASAAAPAPPAAAPAVPAGAVLASAQLAVAVADDFPRVLTYTDRASGKELSGSTKPVAAVTLNGTAHPVRLKGKPSFTASAARYTLAFTDLPGVEIDASLSVSGRTTTFRVTAVRDTAAFRVGTIDIPGHDLVSVASTDAGAATAFTRLDPDSTKTADVFAKVTADTPAEAAPSGATYAILNTGALAAAVESNSSYDKPSGATGGDDARFWHQAREDDDGSTRVGVWSGQWTYRGEGAPKPESGDNLPWAKVVVTPDANGDRTVDWQDGAVAFRSIGVVAPGSEDTADRVITHIPFNFASQATHPFLRTLDDVKRISLATDGLGQLALLKGYASEGHDSAHPDYGGNYNKRAGGLKDLNALLKAGKKWGATFGVHVNATEAYPEARAFDENLVDKTKPGWNWLNQSYYIDQRRDINSGDLAKRFQQLRDETDRNLGMLYIDVYYTHGWIADKTLQSLQKQGWNVSSEWADKFERGSLWSHWANDLDYGGATNKGLNSKIIRFIRNDEKDVWNNDPVLGQSAIDEFEGWTGETDWNAFYDNVWQRDLPAKYLQQQKITRWDGNDITFTGGVSGTVEDGRRTFYDHGRKVLSGTDYLLPWDDGKKLYHYSRTGGTSSWAVPSKGPYTVYRLTDNGRVKTGTVRPVNGRITLTAEAGQPYVLYPDKAPKAADARWGEGTLVDDPGFNDKGLTGWSRTGTAVRDTDGQGRNSAKLSGTGTAALAQSIGGLRPGARYTASALIEVQPGRTRHTVLSAGGKSVAVDRSTARDQVAASDWHGTYFQRAKVNFTAPADGRTTLRIEAAKGSAASVRADDVRIVANAPATRKNTLVYEDFEDVDQGWGPFLKGDAGGATDPRTSVSQLHAPYTQAGWNGKLTDDVLGGKESLKAHEENAGLVYRTAPWTVPMTDGHRYTVAYDYQSSHAGAYEWVDGYDRMTADGKPGSVETRTTPIGAQHTTGRFTETVTAGCGDTWTGLRKREDAPEGADFVLDGFTVTDLGPAPAGEQAACGTLSVEPAAETLEPGRANVVKASFTNYEATEATGVTVGLTVPEGWRAEPVGAVSFDSVAAGAGATASWRVTPPVDTAYGTYPLRSEASYTAGGTQRKLGAQTSVRTLPPPPTTDSWASDLDWTASENGWGPVERDLSNGETGTGDGTPLTIGGTVYAKGLGTHAPAKVRYYLGGKCTSFTADVGVDDVQKSAGSVQFSVSADGTEKVKSPVLRAADSAWSLTADLTGATYVELTAGDGGDGNGNDHADWGDARFHCGS
- a CDS encoding glycoside hydrolase family 64 protein, giving the protein MISRRKFLTGGAAASATALTYPLWGSALSPGASAAAATCELALENKSLPGRINAYVTGHEQGTDRWVLLRADGSVYHPDSPSAPQTPLPVDCAIPLNAAGGAPVVLTLPQMYGARVYFVRDDTLDFYLNPGPSLVEPAFATSTDPNYGRTWSFCEFTFNPQQLYANISYVDLVTALPIGLTLEGDSTHTVAPLPDGAVQKIADGLTAQAAADGQPWDQLVTRGSDGNVLRVISPQNLMAPYFDRPDEMPFRDLFTAQIDEVWEKYRSTDLRIDLQGGRGVFTGRVSGDTLTFNGGHTFSKPVSKDIFTCNHGPFTNNPSDSDDKKGLLARLAAGFNRSIMLSHPDQPNGTSVSDYYQTAVTNHWSRIVHANSPIGYAFPYDDVRPDGEPDVSGAANDGNPRRFTVSVGS
- a CDS encoding DUF4185 domain-containing protein codes for the protein MHAMNPSRRALLRSGAALAVTGLAAGAPAAAARERAAPLVTGGKVRNLTGPAETGRFAAPWTDLGIPARCPDGSVLLVCGDTFDGGGVGGPDWRAPVGLRASNAAPGSLVVDGSVGGAHAVGLVPEGHDGGTTAIPSDVFTVGSTMYMHLMRGVIYRTHHSDFWRSDDNGETWQYLCQWPGDQYGGQFQQKTYAVADDGYCYVLSTAFNRDTASGLLLHRVPQNALGNPAAYEPWGYAGGAWAWGNPPTSVTGARRWGEICFRAMDGKYALTWLNMSPLDIRAQIFPLPTSNLFTTPEQTMIIPTVPGLETGNAVASPYGGFILPGSTFADFHIAVSQWFDNQNYRVMQYRINGLAA